Below is a genomic region from Zea mays cultivar B73 chromosome 9, Zm-B73-REFERENCE-NAM-5.0, whole genome shotgun sequence.
TCAAGCTTAATTGGCTTCTATAAGAGATAATTGCGCTCTTTTTTGTGACGAAGGGACTAGTGCCATCTCTACCTAAATCTCTCACTAAACCAGTAAATCACTGCTACTTAAGATGCGTTATTAGGCAACCTATCAGGTGCAAAACTCCGTGCAAACTAACTAACAAAAGTCACAAAAAAATCTCAAAAATATTATAGATATACCTTATTGTCTACTCTACCACTATATAAAATTTCAAGTTTAAATTCATCATATATTAAGAGataaaaaagataaaattctgataTACAAAAAATTAAAAATTATCTCAGAATTATCTCGTTTTATATCTTTTAATATATGATGAACTTTAAATAAAAATTTATTACAGTGGTAGAGTGGACAACGAAGCACATCCATAACTTTTTGAAAATTGTTTATGACTTTTGTTAGTTGGTTTACACCTAATACGTTGCCGCGTTATCACTCGTTTTGGGAGATAACCATGACAATTGGCAAATGGTACTTCTCTCcgttgttctttgtgaattttccAAACTGTTGATGACAAATGGTACTAGTAGTTTCTGTGCAAATTTGGAATGCAAGGGGTGAGCTACCGTTTGCATATTCAGTTGGAAACCAGTACGTAATACTGAAAGATAGTACACTAGAAGCTGAGCATGAACTTGTGTAGCGAATTCGAAATCCAGGGGTTAGCTACTCAGCTACCATTTGCCATCTTCAGTTTGGAAACTAGGTTTCAAACTATCTGACTACTAAACTACTATTTCAGGTCCTACTAAATTATATTCCCTTCATTCCAGAAAATAAGACGAGCATGTTTTTAAAAAAGTCAACATTTTAAAACGTTGACTAACAAtttagctatatatatatatatatatatatatatatatatatatatatatatatatatatatatatatatatatatatatatatatatatatatatatagtattaggagccctgggcttccattactGCAGGGAGCCCCGGCCACCTACCGACTGGGCCGACCAACCAGGTGTGCAGACCGCACCAGACCATTTTTGGTTTACTGTCCCCGACTGCTTACGCCAAATTAACATATGAGTTACGATGATGTGTGTTGCCATTTATGCAAATATAGTTTGTGCACGATTTAGCTTTCTGGGCCCACGAGAACTTTTATTTGATGGCCCATTTTACCCACGCATTTCTTTACCCTAACTGCTCCCATCTTTATCTCCCGAAGGCACGTAGCCGCCGCCAGTTTCTTCTTCCCCCATCTTCATCTTCCTCGCAGCGCCGGTGCTACATCTCCAGACTGCCCCTGCTCCGTGCGGACCCACTCTCCAGCTCGACTGCACGGCTGTTGTTCCCGCGGGTGGAGATGGCGGCGGTCAACCTCCTCGCTGAGTCTGCCGCGGTGCGCTTGAGGGCGCCGGCGCCGCCGAGCGCGGGGGAGGAGCTTGCGGCCAGGCTCACGGAGTGCGGGTTCCCCGCCACGGCGCGCCGAGGGGGAGCGGTCGCGGGGGTTGGGGAGAGCGCGCGCAAGTGGAGGGAGATGGCGGCCAGGAAGGAGGAACTCCTGCTGCGGAGCCGGGGCCGAGTCGCGTGGACGATCGTCGCGCTTTGCTGCGGCTCGCATGCGTCCCACATCCTGCACTCGCTCGGTATCCATGTTGGCCACGGTGAGTTACCACGAGACATTCATAGCGTGATCTGATTTTCTGGAATAACAGAGTGATGTTTAATATTGGCGTGAAGGGCCCCTCTGATCAGTCTACCTATGGTTCAGGAACGTTTTTTGGATCTGTTGCATAATCCTTATGTGAAATGTGGCATTGCTACAACCGCTTTGTTTGGGCTTGGAAGAGGTATAATCGGCTCCCAATGTTTCCTTATATTGTGCATTAGTGTAACGTTTGCAGTTTACATGGTGTTTTGTTCAGTGGTGTGCCGATGGATAGCCACTGCTGTATATTTTTTTAATGTTCAATCAATTTCTAAGAATTGGAGTTGGCGACTTTGAGCAGTGACATCTATTGGGAAAAACATTAGATTTTATTTTAAAGGATGGGATAAAGATAAATATGTGAAACATACTAATTCTAATGTCAACTTCTTTACTTTTGATCCATGGATAAACGATGTTTGGAACCAAATCAGGATTTTGTGCAGGTATCATCAGCTCAATACCATCATCATTCTTGATTTTTTTGTCCAGGGATTAACAGTCTTGTCCTGAAGGGCATCGAGCAAACTGGCTCATCAGTTATGTAATGAAGTGATGCAAGTAAGGGTGTGCAAGTGTGCCTTCAACTaataacagaaaaagaagaaaagaaaatagagaaTTGAACAACTTCAGGAGTACTTCAGAACAATGTACAATAAAGTATGGTTGCTTCTATATTAATTGTAGGCTAATGTTGTCTATTAATTTACAATGATATTTTTAGGGAAATACAGTACCGAGAACTCTGTTGTGGCATAAAACTACCTCTGTTGCTCTGTCTCTAAAAGAATACCCTTTTGGCTTGTTCAGATGTATAGCCAGAGTGACATTATTTTGGGGACAGGTTGTATATTTTTATATATAATGGTACTTAATTTAATCTTTATTCCCAGGTCACGGAGGCTGACATTGAAGAATTTGAAGCTAAATCTAGAGGGTCAGATTCTGAGAAAACGGACTTGAAGGAACTCTACACAAAATATAAGGGCAACATGAACAGGAATAATTATCTCTTATATCATATTGTAAAATCTGAAACAGTTCTCATGTAGatggttagcttgcattttaTGCTACAATTACCTCAGATCACTTCTTGTTGTATCTTACACCAATTTATGAAATTTCTTGATGTGTTTTATGACAACCTCATGCGCTGAGAGATACATTCGGTCTACATTCGTTATTATGAAACAGAtggacgatttacgctaaaattcatactcatttacgttgttttggttcacgatttacgcttaaatccgtccgagccagaacccgcgcatgaCCGGTGGCGCGTGATTTTCGCGCCGTAAATTTGGTATACGAAACAGGcatatgatttacgctaaatttcgtactcatttacgatgttttagctcacgttttacgctggaatccgcccgagcagaacccgcgaactgcggctgtaaattaaaatttatttccttctactaatgctcctcgaaccgtaactgtccctttatttacgtgattatgcagcacgtctttccttatatcaaactggtcaagatttatataatgcatggtttatgctatcatgttacacatcgttatgcagtcgtaaacggtgtgcacatggtaatattcgtttccgtgagtcaaggtacaaaatatcccttctatgcatgatttatgcacattactacatatatttatgtgtgcgtatttgttttctcccgtaactgcgcctttatttacgcgcacgaagagcacgtctttccttatctcaaaaccggtgggagattttaaatgtttgcatggtttacgctatcatgtatcacaacgttatgcagtcgtaaacgtctAGCACATGCAAATATTCGTGCGCGCGATTCCTGGCATGCAAAGATTCCATTTATGCATGAGTTATGCACATTTGTACACATATTTATGGTTGCGTAATTGCATGTCGCGTGTAAGACGGGATACGTGGTTATCCTTTGCATAAATGGTGCAGGCTGACGTCCAGTGGGCCGAACGCGACCCGATCGGTCTccctggctggggcttcgcccactaacggaagcccagggcttccattacctcttccatatatatatatatatatatatatatatatatatatatatatatatatatatatatatatatatatattagtgtatgcatgttatatatttgaatgtgtattaaaAAATATTTTAATATGACGCTTAATTTGTATTTGTTGATATCATTTTTTAAAAGAAATTAACGGTAAAAGTTTTACCTCAAAGACTTTTAAAAAAATATATGCCTTATTTTTTGGAAACGAGAGAGTATGATATTTTTTTAAGAATCAAAGTATttggtcaaacttataaaaactgACGACACCAGTAGGTATAAAATATAATTAATAAAGATTCTAGCGCAACTTATTTAGTATcataaattttattattttattatgtaaGTTTGGTTAAACTTATGATGCTTTGACTATATAATAAAATTAGAATGTCTCGTAATTGAAACGGAGAGAGCAATAGGTACAAGTACAAGCAGTTTTCTTGGAGTGTCCTATAGTTTGGAATTGAGGGAGTAGTAGGTAAAAACATAGAAGTTGAACACGAACTATATCATACAATGCAAAATTAGTGTCCGAGTGAAATAAAGTAATGTACAGTGCAAGTTCACAACCAAGGAACTACCAGCTACTTGCAAAATCACCCTGTTAAACGAAGTTCTGTTTTCATTTTTATTATCGAGCTGCCACCGAGCCGGCAATCCGGATGTTGTCCTCCGAACTGGGTTGCCACAGCTTCTCGAACCCGTCAGCCACTGACAACGGCTGCGCCAGCATGGAGAGGCTGAACACGACCTCGGTCATGTTCGGCCGCCGCGCCGCGTCCTCGTCGGTGCAGGCCCTCGCCATGCCGGCCAGGCTAAGAGCCGCGTCCATCTGGTACTCGCTTCCCAGAGCGGGGTCCATCCACTtcctcagcttcgcctccctcttgTCGCCGGCTTCCAGCACGGCACGGATCTCCCTCCACAGCATGCCGATCTCGGAGCCGATGCGCGCCTCCATCGCCCTCCTGCCGGACATAAGCTCCAGGAGCAGCAGCCCGAAGGCGAAGACGTCGGAGCTCGTCGCGGCGGCGTCGGCCGTGGCTGGCTTGGCCAGGGAGAAGCTCGATATCTTCGCCCTGAAATCCGCCGTCAGGAGGATGTTCCGCGCGCGGATGTCGCCGTGCACCATGCTCGGCTGCGTGTGCTCGTGCATGTAGAGCAGGCCGTTCGCGACGTCCAGTGCGATGCTGAGCCTCTGGCCCCACGAGAGGGTGGTTGGCACGGTGCACGACGACGATGGCAGCAGGGCGGACGGTGGCTTCTGGTGGTTGTGGTACAGCCACTTGTCGAGCGAGGCCTTTTCGGCGAACTCGTACACCAGGAAGGCGTAGTCCCCGTCAGCGCCTATGGATATGCCGGCCAGCTTGATCAGGTTGGCGTGGTTGACCATCTGCATCATCCTCAGCTCCGCCGACACGTCACCTTTCGCTGGCTTCACCGCAAACACCTCCCCGTCGAGCTTCGCCCGGTAGTACGTGCTGCCGATCTTGCACCGCTCGTCAAGGTTCATCGTGGCCTCCACGATCTCCTCTTCCACGAAGATGATAGGCTTGTCGATGAACTGCGACACGCCCGTGAGCAGCTTCCCACCTTTCATCACGTGAGCGAAGGAATTGCTGCTGCCATGGCCGTACTGGTTCACGGACCAAGAAAGCTTGGTGTTCACGGCGAACGGTGAGCCCAGGCGCATCGACGGCTTCTTTCTTCGGTACCTTCGTTGCGCCATGATCGCCACGAGCAAGGCAGCGAGCGCGACGAGAGACCCCGAGACGCTGGCGCCTATGATGATGAGAGCCCGACGTCGCGACCGGGACGACCTGCCCTCGCCCGCACTAGCGGCGTAGAGCAGCGGCGGAAGGCGCGGCCGCTGCTGAACTGGGATCAGCATCGGCAGCCCCGCAGCGGACGCGGAGGAGACGGAGCTGCTCGTGACGTTGTTCGCCTCGGCGATCTCGTCCGCGGTGGCGTTCATCAGCTTGCTCACCTGGGACAAGGTGTCCCCTGGCTGCCACACGTAGGTGATGAAGCTCTGCACAGCGCGAGCCGGCGGGCACCGGCAGAGGAGCGGCACCGTGACCTCCTGCCCGATCTGTAGGCTGGTGGGCTCCGACCTCGGGTTGAGGTCGTGGATGAGGTGGTACTCGGTGAGGTTCTCGTAGGAGAGCCTGGCGAGGTTGTAGAAGGTGTCGCCCTGCCGGA
It encodes:
- the LOC103639404 gene encoding serine/threonine receptor-like kinase NFP; protein product: MEPRHFCRALLLLLVVLLLGFRRAGAQDSTNYTVPARFACNVSSPCDTYVVYRTQSPGYLDLGSISDLFGTSQARIASANGLSSEDGVLQPGQPLLVPVRCGCTGAWSFANATYPIRQGDTFYNLARLSYENLTEYHLIHDLNPRSEPTSLQIGQEVTVPLLCRCPPARAVQSFITYVWQPGDTLSQVSKLMNATADEIAEANNVTSSSVSSASAAGLPMLIPVQQRPRLPPLLYAASAGEGRSSRSRRRALIIIGASVSGSLVALAALLVAIMAQRRYRRKKPSMRLGSPFAVNTKLSWSVNQYGHGSSNSFAHVMKGGKLLTGVSQFIDKPIIFVEEEIVEATMNLDERCKIGSTYYRAKLDGEVFAVKPAKGDVSAELRMMQMVNHANLIKLAGISIGADGDYAFLVYEFAEKASLDKWLYHNHQKPPSALLPSSSCTVPTTLSWGQRLSIALDVANGLLYMHEHTQPSMVHGDIRARNILLTADFRAKISSFSLAKPATADAAATSSDVFAFGLLLLELMSGRRAMEARIGSEIGMLWREIRAVLEAGDKREAKLRKWMDPALGSEYQMDAALSLAGMARACTDEDAARRPNMTEVVFSLSMLAQPLSVADGFEKLWQPSSEDNIRIAGSVAAR